A genome region from Labilibaculum antarcticum includes the following:
- a CDS encoding transketolase family protein, which yields MDLKEKKNRVDLTATDMAANNVRILSAAMVEKAKSGHPGGAMGGADFINVLYSEFLNFDPTDMNWINRDRFFLDPGHMSPMLYSILSLTGNYTMEELANFRQWGSPTPGHPEVEVARGVENTSGPLGQGHTMAVGAAIAERFLAARFGDWMSHKIYTFISDGGIQEEISQGAGRIAGTLGLSNLIMFYDSNNIQLSTKVEEVTTEDTAKKYEAWNWNVITIKGNDATAIREALAAANKETERPTLIIGKTLMGKGAVTADGTSFENMVSTHGQPIGAAGASIGKTIENLGGNPENPFQIFPEVQEYYAEVLKKKQAFADAKKAEQAEWTKANPELAAKLEKFFSNEAPELDYEAIVQKSGDATRSASSVVLGELAKNVDNMIVSSADLSNSDKTDGFLKNTKALAKGDFSGAFLQAGVAELTMASICNGIALHGGVIAACGTFFVFSDYMKPAVRLAALMQVPVKYIWTHDAFRVGEDGPTHQPIEQEAQIRLLEQLKNHSGQMSLMALRPADADEATVAWKMAMENTKTPTALIFSRQNITKLPSKGNRYQEALQAQKGAYIVEKPETTPDVVLLASGSEVATLVEGAKILRAEKGLNVQIVSVPSEGLFRTQSAEYQNEVIPAGIPVLGLTAGLPVTLLGLVGPLGKSIGLDHFGYSAPASVLDEKFGYTAENVAKEVEALLQK from the coding sequence ATGGATCTAAAAGAAAAGAAAAACCGAGTGGATCTGACAGCAACTGACATGGCTGCGAATAATGTTCGTATCCTTTCAGCTGCAATGGTAGAAAAAGCTAAATCCGGACATCCAGGTGGTGCTATGGGCGGTGCTGATTTTATCAACGTTCTTTATTCTGAATTTTTAAACTTTGACCCAACTGACATGAATTGGATTAATCGTGATCGATTTTTCCTTGACCCAGGTCACATGTCACCAATGTTGTATTCCATTCTTTCCTTAACCGGAAATTATACAATGGAAGAGCTTGCAAATTTCAGACAATGGGGAAGTCCAACTCCAGGTCATCCTGAGGTTGAAGTTGCAAGAGGTGTTGAAAACACTTCCGGTCCTTTAGGACAAGGTCATACAATGGCTGTTGGTGCTGCAATTGCAGAGCGTTTTCTAGCAGCTCGTTTTGGTGACTGGATGTCGCACAAAATTTACACTTTCATTTCTGATGGTGGAATCCAGGAAGAAATTTCTCAGGGAGCAGGTCGAATTGCAGGAACATTAGGTCTAAGCAATCTAATCATGTTCTACGATTCAAATAACATTCAACTTTCAACTAAAGTTGAAGAAGTTACTACTGAAGATACTGCTAAAAAGTACGAAGCTTGGAACTGGAATGTTATTACTATTAAAGGAAACGATGCAACAGCAATTCGTGAAGCCTTAGCTGCAGCGAACAAAGAAACTGAAAGACCAACCCTTATTATAGGAAAAACTCTTATGGGTAAAGGTGCAGTAACTGCAGATGGTACAAGTTTCGAAAATATGGTTTCGACTCACGGACAACCTATAGGAGCAGCAGGTGCATCAATCGGAAAAACAATTGAAAACCTTGGTGGAAATCCTGAAAATCCATTCCAGATTTTCCCTGAAGTTCAAGAATATTATGCCGAAGTTTTAAAGAAAAAACAGGCATTTGCTGATGCTAAAAAAGCTGAACAAGCTGAATGGACAAAAGCGAATCCTGAATTAGCAGCTAAATTAGAGAAATTCTTTAGCAACGAAGCTCCAGAACTTGACTACGAAGCAATTGTTCAAAAATCAGGCGATGCAACTCGTTCAGCATCATCGGTAGTTTTGGGTGAGCTTGCTAAAAATGTTGATAACATGATTGTGTCTTCAGCTGATTTAAGTAACTCTGATAAAACTGATGGTTTCTTGAAAAACACCAAAGCTCTTGCTAAAGGTGATTTCTCCGGAGCATTTCTTCAAGCAGGTGTTGCAGAATTAACAATGGCTTCTATCTGTAATGGTATTGCTCTGCACGGTGGTGTTATTGCAGCTTGTGGAACTTTCTTTGTATTCTCTGATTACATGAAACCTGCAGTTCGTTTAGCGGCTTTAATGCAAGTTCCTGTAAAATACATCTGGACTCACGATGCATTCCGTGTTGGAGAAGACGGACCAACTCATCAGCCAATTGAACAAGAAGCTCAAATTCGTTTACTGGAACAATTGAAAAATCACTCCGGGCAAATGAGTTTAATGGCTCTTCGTCCTGCTGATGCTGACGAAGCAACTGTAGCTTGGAAAATGGCAATGGAGAACACAAAAACTCCTACTGCTTTGATTTTTTCGCGTCAGAACATAACAAAACTTCCATCAAAAGGAAATCGTTATCAGGAAGCTCTTCAAGCTCAAAAGGGTGCTTACATTGTTGAGAAACCTGAGACTACTCCTGATGTTGTTCTTTTAGCAAGTGGATCTGAAGTAGCAACTTTAGTTGAAGGTGCTAAAATATTACGTGCTGAAAAAGGATTGAACGTACAAATTGTATCTGTTCCTTCAGAAGGATTATTCAGAACTCAATCTGCAGAATATCAAAACGAAGTCATTCCTGCTGGAATTCCCGTTCTTGGATTAACTGCAGGTTTACCTGTAACTCTTCTTGGCTTGGTTGGCCCTCTTGGCAAATCAATTGGATTGGATCATTTTGGTTATTCAGCTCCAGCTAGCGTATTAGATGAAAAATTTGGTTACACTGCTGAAAATGTTGCTAAAGAAGTAGAAGCTTTACTTCAAAAATAA
- a CDS encoding RNA polymerase sigma factor, with amino-acid sequence MNNKSDEEILELFRDKNTQSQAFSFLVKKYQERLYWQIRKIVLLHDDTDDVLQNTFVKIWKGLQNFRSDSQLFTWIFRIATNEALTFLKDKQKKHLGYANSEVEDMLLANLEADPYFDANKAQLELQKAILKLPEKQRLVFNMKYFDDLKYTEMSEILETSVGALKASYHHAVKKIESFLSLNEV; translated from the coding sequence ATGAACAACAAATCTGACGAAGAAATACTGGAACTTTTTCGCGATAAAAATACGCAAAGTCAGGCATTTTCCTTCTTAGTGAAGAAATACCAGGAAAGATTATATTGGCAAATCAGAAAAATAGTTCTTTTGCACGACGACACGGATGATGTTTTGCAAAATACTTTCGTGAAAATATGGAAGGGCTTACAAAATTTCAGATCCGATTCCCAATTGTTTACCTGGATATTTCGAATTGCAACTAACGAAGCTTTAACATTTCTTAAGGACAAACAGAAAAAACATTTGGGATACGCTAATAGCGAAGTGGAAGATATGCTTTTAGCAAATTTAGAAGCAGATCCTTATTTTGATGCAAACAAAGCTCAGTTGGAGTTACAAAAAGCCATACTGAAGTTACCGGAAAAGCAACGTTTGGTATTTAATATGAAATATTTCGATGATTTAAAATATACTGAAATGTCTGAAATATTAGAAACTTCAGTCGGTGCCTTAAAAGCTTCCTATCATCATGCCGTTAAAAAAATCGAATCTTTCTTGAGCCTAAACGAAGTGTAA
- a CDS encoding vWA domain-containing protein, translating to MAFSQVSHEKNEKTRILFIFDASQSMNGYWEESKKINIARRFLIQMIDSLEYEDNVELALRVYGHQSVVPPQDCNDTKLEVPFKPGNAGEIRQTLRYITPKGTTPIAHSLELAANDFPEVNSLTRNVIILITDGVEACDGDPCAVSLELQKKGIFLKPFIIGIGLDVDFKSSFECIGNFIEVKKEERFGGTLEYVISQVLNKTSVQINLIDANGSPTETDVPMTFYNSVSGKVRYQFMHTLNAKGNPDTLFLDPLLTYDITIHTIPELHRDSISIVAGKHTAIGFDAPQGMLKIASARTTLYKDLKILIRKNKEIINIQIPNEVTKYLTGKYDLEVLSLPRISIPDVEINQSKTTSIKIPQPGLVTIFKPTSGPCSLFVQKGSKLEWIHNIPEKTLRETLTLQPGTYHLIFRNKNAYLSQSSRKTSFVITSGKSIPVRL from the coding sequence TTGGCGTTTTCTCAAGTTTCGCACGAAAAAAATGAGAAAACGCGAATATTATTTATTTTCGATGCTTCTCAAAGCATGAATGGTTACTGGGAAGAATCAAAAAAGATTAATATAGCCCGTAGATTTTTGATTCAAATGATTGACAGTTTGGAATATGAAGACAATGTCGAACTGGCTTTAAGAGTATATGGTCATCAAAGTGTTGTCCCACCACAGGATTGCAACGACACCAAATTAGAGGTGCCCTTTAAACCTGGAAATGCGGGTGAAATAAGACAAACGTTACGATATATCACCCCGAAAGGAACAACCCCGATTGCTCATTCTTTAGAACTTGCAGCGAATGATTTTCCTGAAGTAAATTCCTTGACCCGTAATGTAATTATTCTTATTACCGATGGTGTAGAGGCTTGTGATGGCGATCCATGTGCAGTATCATTAGAACTGCAAAAAAAAGGAATCTTTTTAAAACCATTCATTATTGGAATAGGTTTAGATGTTGATTTTAAAAGTAGTTTCGAATGCATTGGAAATTTTATTGAAGTAAAGAAAGAAGAACGCTTCGGAGGAACGTTGGAGTATGTTATCTCTCAGGTTTTGAACAAAACTTCGGTACAAATAAATTTAATTGATGCCAATGGTTCTCCAACGGAAACTGATGTTCCCATGACGTTCTATAACTCTGTTTCGGGTAAAGTAAGATATCAATTTATGCATACCCTGAATGCAAAAGGAAATCCGGACACTTTATTTCTTGATCCGTTACTTACTTACGATATTACAATTCACACGATCCCTGAATTGCATCGCGACAGCATAAGTATTGTTGCAGGTAAGCACACTGCGATTGGATTTGATGCTCCTCAGGGGATGTTGAAAATTGCTTCTGCCAGAACAACCTTATACAAAGATTTAAAAATTCTTATCAGAAAAAACAAAGAGATTATTAATATTCAAATACCTAATGAAGTAACAAAATACCTGACTGGCAAATACGATTTAGAAGTTTTAAGTCTGCCTAGAATTTCAATTCCTGATGTTGAAATTAATCAAAGTAAAACGACATCTATCAAAATTCCTCAACCGGGTTTAGTTACTATTTTTAAACCAACATCTGGTCCATGTAGTTTGTTTGTTCAAAAAGGAAGTAAATTAGAATGGATTCATAATATCCCGGAAAAAACATTGAGAGAAACTTTGACACTTCAACCTGGAACGTATCATTTAATTTTCAGAAACAAAAATGCCTATCTGTCACAAAGCTCCAGAAAAACAAGTTTCGTGATTACTTCAGGTAAATCAATACCAGTACGCTTGTAA
- the ettA gene encoding energy-dependent translational throttle protein EttA, producing MADDKKIIFSMDRVSKTFSSQKKVLNNINLSFFYGAKIGIIGLNGSGKSTLLKIIAGLESSFDGHVVWSKEHNIGYLAQEPILDDSKTVKEIVEEGVQEIVDTLNAYEAVNLKFGDPEVLENADKMQAVMDEQADLQEKIDHFDAWNLDTKLERAMDALRCPEGDELIKNCSGGERRRVALCRLLLQEPDILLLDEPTNHLDAESVEWLEQHLSQYKGTVISITHDRYFLDNVAGWILELDRGEGIPWKGNYSAWLDQKTQRMAMEEKTASKRRKTLERELEWVRMAPKARQAKSKARLSAYDSMMNEDLKDKEEKLEIFIPNGPRLGNKVIQAQAVSKAFGSKLLYDDLEFELPPAGIVGVIGPNGAGKTTLFRMIMDLEKPDKGTFEVGDTVKVGYVDQQHADIDPEKSVYEVISGGGDLINVGGRTVNARAYVGRFNFNGADQEKKCGVLSGGERNRLHLALTLKEEANVLLLDEPTNDIDVNTLRALEEGLENFAGCAVVISHDRWFLDRIATHILAFEGNSHVQFFEGGYSDYEINRKKRMGDEGPKRIRYKKLLAD from the coding sequence ATGGCTGACGATAAAAAAATTATTTTTTCGATGGATAGGGTCAGTAAGACCTTTTCATCACAAAAAAAAGTATTGAATAACATTAACTTGTCTTTTTTCTATGGAGCTAAGATTGGAATTATTGGACTTAATGGTTCAGGGAAATCTACTCTTCTAAAGATAATTGCAGGCTTAGAAAGTTCATTCGACGGACATGTTGTTTGGTCGAAGGAGCATAATATTGGCTACTTGGCTCAGGAACCAATATTAGATGATAGCAAAACGGTTAAAGAAATTGTTGAAGAGGGAGTTCAGGAAATCGTTGATACTTTGAATGCATACGAAGCGGTTAATCTGAAGTTTGGTGATCCGGAAGTTCTTGAAAATGCTGATAAGATGCAGGCCGTAATGGATGAACAAGCTGATCTTCAGGAAAAGATTGATCATTTTGATGCTTGGAATCTGGATACTAAATTGGAACGAGCTATGGATGCATTGCGTTGTCCGGAGGGAGATGAGTTAATTAAAAATTGTTCTGGTGGAGAAAGAAGACGTGTAGCTCTTTGTCGATTACTATTGCAGGAACCAGATATTTTATTGCTGGATGAGCCTACCAACCACCTTGATGCTGAATCGGTGGAGTGGTTGGAACAACATTTATCACAATACAAAGGGACAGTAATAAGTATTACTCACGATAGATATTTCCTTGATAACGTAGCAGGATGGATTCTTGAGTTGGATAGAGGAGAGGGAATTCCCTGGAAGGGTAATTACAGTGCTTGGTTGGATCAGAAAACCCAACGCATGGCAATGGAAGAGAAGACTGCTAGTAAGCGCCGCAAAACCCTTGAACGGGAATTGGAGTGGGTTCGAATGGCTCCTAAAGCTCGTCAGGCAAAAAGTAAAGCTCGTTTGAGTGCTTACGATAGCATGATGAATGAGGATTTAAAAGATAAAGAAGAAAAACTGGAAATATTTATTCCTAACGGTCCTCGTTTGGGAAATAAGGTGATTCAAGCACAAGCTGTTTCAAAAGCATTTGGGAGTAAATTGTTATATGATGATTTGGAGTTTGAATTACCACCAGCAGGAATTGTTGGAGTAATTGGTCCTAATGGTGCTGGTAAAACGACACTTTTCAGGATGATTATGGATCTTGAGAAACCGGACAAAGGAACTTTTGAAGTGGGAGACACAGTTAAAGTTGGTTACGTTGATCAGCAGCATGCTGATATAGATCCTGAGAAATCGGTGTATGAAGTAATTTCAGGAGGTGGTGATTTAATAAATGTAGGTGGTAGAACTGTAAATGCCAGAGCTTATGTTGGGCGTTTTAACTTTAATGGTGCCGATCAGGAAAAAAAATGCGGAGTATTATCAGGAGGAGAGCGTAACCGCTTGCATTTGGCGTTAACTTTAAAAGAAGAAGCGAACGTATTACTTCTCGATGAGCCAACCAATGATATTGATGTAAACACACTTCGGGCTTTGGAGGAAGGATTGGAGAATTTTGCGGGTTGTGCCGTTGTAATTTCCCATGATCGATGGTTCCTGGACCGTATTGCAACACATATTTTAGCTTTTGAAGGCAATTCACATGTGCAGTTTTTTGAAGGTGGATATTCTGATTATGAGATAAACCGGAAGAAACGCATGGGCGATGAAGGTCCTAAGCGAATAAGATATAAAAAGCTGCTTGCTGATTAA
- the hisS gene encoding histidine--tRNA ligase: MAQKPSIPKGTRDFSPVEMVKRNYIFDTIKEVFQLYGFMPIETPSMENLSTLMGKYGEEGDKLLFKVLNSGDYLSKINEDQIREKNSVKLATKISEKGLRYDLTVPFARYVVQHRNEIDFPFKRYQIQPVWRADRPQKGRYREFFQCDVDVIGSNSLLNEVELIQIVDQVYKRLQLNVVVKLNNRKILAGIAEIIGEAEKIVDITVAIDKLDKIGLENVNKELVDKGIPQEAIDKLQPIILLSGSNSEKLAKLRELLSSSEVGMSGIEELETVFTYLSQIDVKTEVELDLTLARGLNYYTGAIFEVKSKDMEFGSITGGGRYDDLTGIFGLKDVSGVGISFGADRIYDVLEQMDKFPTNTGITTKVLFINFGKKEEAFCLPILAKLRSNGINAEIFPDSAKMKKQMTYANNKNIPFVILVGESEVEEGVISLKNMESGDQEKLTPDQLIDRLVLS, translated from the coding sequence ATGGCTCAAAAACCGTCTATTCCTAAAGGGACAAGAGATTTCTCTCCTGTTGAAATGGTAAAGAGAAACTATATTTTTGATACCATAAAAGAGGTGTTTCAGTTATATGGTTTTATGCCAATAGAAACACCATCAATGGAAAATCTTTCTACTCTAATGGGAAAATATGGAGAAGAAGGCGATAAACTATTGTTTAAAGTGCTGAATTCTGGTGATTATCTATCAAAAATCAATGAAGATCAAATTCGGGAAAAAAATTCTGTAAAATTAGCCACAAAAATAAGTGAAAAAGGACTTCGGTACGATCTGACTGTTCCTTTCGCACGTTACGTTGTTCAGCATCGTAATGAAATTGATTTTCCATTTAAGCGTTATCAGATACAGCCAGTATGGAGAGCCGACAGACCTCAGAAAGGGCGCTATCGTGAATTTTTTCAATGTGATGTTGATGTGATTGGCAGCAACTCTCTTTTAAACGAGGTTGAGCTTATTCAAATTGTTGATCAAGTATATAAAAGACTTCAGTTGAATGTTGTGGTGAAGTTGAATAATAGAAAGATTTTAGCTGGAATTGCCGAGATCATTGGCGAGGCTGAGAAGATCGTTGATATTACCGTTGCAATTGATAAGCTGGATAAAATCGGCTTGGAAAATGTGAATAAGGAATTGGTTGATAAAGGAATTCCGCAAGAAGCAATCGATAAACTTCAACCAATAATATTGTTATCAGGTTCAAATTCGGAGAAACTTGCCAAATTAAGAGAACTTCTTTCTTCTTCGGAAGTTGGAATGAGTGGGATTGAAGAGCTGGAAACAGTTTTTACTTATCTATCGCAGATTGATGTAAAAACAGAAGTTGAATTGGATTTAACTTTGGCCAGAGGATTGAATTACTATACCGGAGCCATTTTTGAAGTGAAATCGAAGGATATGGAATTTGGAAGCATCACCGGCGGTGGACGATATGATGATTTAACCGGCATTTTTGGATTGAAGGATGTTTCGGGAGTTGGTATTTCTTTTGGTGCCGATCGTATTTACGATGTGCTGGAGCAAATGGATAAATTTCCGACTAATACGGGTATAACAACGAAAGTGTTGTTCATCAATTTTGGCAAAAAAGAGGAGGCATTTTGTTTGCCAATTCTGGCGAAGTTAAGGTCAAATGGAATTAATGCTGAAATATTCCCCGATTCTGCTAAAATGAAAAAGCAGATGACTTATGCCAATAATAAAAATATTCCTTTTGTGATTTTGGTAGGAGAATCTGAAGTAGAGGAAGGTGTTATTAGTTTAAAGAATATGGAAAGTGGAGATCAGGAAAAGCTGACTCCGGATCAACTAATTGATAGATTGGTTTTGTCTTAA
- the ychF gene encoding redox-regulated ATPase YchF, producing the protein MALQCGIVGLPNVGKSTLFNCLSNAKAQSANFPFCTIEPNVGVISIPDDRLIRLTELVKPQRIQPSVMEIVDIAGLVKGASKGEGLGNKFLSNIRETSAIIHVLRCFEDDNIVHVDGSVNPIRDKETIDIELQLKDLENVEARLQKAAKLAKIGKNPDAVRLTDVLGRYKEVLEQGKSARVVELSEADEKVAADLHLLTTKPILYVCNVDEASVVNGNVHVDAVREAVKNENAEVIVVGAGIEADIAELETYEEKQMFLEDLGLKEPGVNKLIKAAFRLLELETYFTAGVKEVRSWTYPKGAKAPQAAGVIHTDFEKGFIRAEVIKYEDFSNLGSEAACKEAGKMNVEGKEYVVQDGDIMHFRFNV; encoded by the coding sequence ATGGCTTTACAGTGTGGAATTGTAGGATTACCAAATGTTGGAAAATCCACCTTATTTAATTGTTTGTCGAATGCAAAAGCACAATCGGCAAATTTCCCCTTTTGTACGATAGAACCTAACGTTGGAGTTATTAGCATTCCTGATGATCGTTTAATTAGATTAACTGAATTGGTAAAGCCGCAAAGAATTCAGCCATCTGTAATGGAAATTGTTGATATTGCTGGTTTGGTAAAAGGAGCAAGCAAAGGCGAAGGTTTAGGAAATAAATTCCTTTCAAATATTCGTGAGACTAGTGCTATCATACATGTTTTGCGTTGTTTTGAGGATGATAATATTGTTCACGTTGATGGTTCTGTAAATCCAATTCGAGATAAAGAGACTATCGATATCGAATTGCAATTGAAGGATTTGGAAAATGTTGAAGCAAGATTGCAAAAGGCAGCTAAATTGGCGAAAATTGGTAAAAATCCTGACGCGGTTCGTTTAACTGACGTATTAGGAAGATATAAGGAAGTTTTAGAGCAAGGCAAGTCTGCTCGTGTGGTTGAATTGAGTGAGGCTGATGAGAAGGTAGCCGCGGATCTTCATTTACTAACTACAAAACCTATTTTATACGTTTGTAATGTTGATGAAGCTTCTGTTGTGAATGGAAATGTTCATGTTGATGCAGTTCGAGAAGCGGTTAAAAATGAAAATGCTGAAGTAATTGTTGTTGGTGCTGGTATTGAAGCAGATATTGCAGAGCTGGAAACCTACGAAGAAAAGCAAATGTTTTTGGAAGATTTAGGTCTAAAGGAACCAGGTGTTAATAAATTGATTAAAGCTGCATTTCGATTACTTGAACTTGAAACTTATTTTACCGCAGGCGTTAAAGAAGTGAGATCATGGACTTATCCTAAAGGAGCTAAAGCACCACAGGCAGCTGGTGTTATACATACCGATTTCGAAAAAGGTTTTATTCGTGCAGAAGTAATTAAGTACGAAGATTTTTCAAATTTAGGTTCTGAAGCTGCTTGTAAGGAAGCTGGCAAGATGAATGTTGAAGGAAAAGAATATGTAGTTCAGGATGGAGATATCATGCATTTCCGATTTAATGTGTAA
- a CDS encoding response regulator, whose product MERTANKKLSELLEQIGIETKKKIYWEETIDSSVVVKTHPNKRNVPIKDAKILLVEDQPSNRKTIEVYLKQKVGSVDIAENGKQAVELFEKEQYDIVLMDLQMPIMGGIEASLRMRKIEEEREFSIPIIAFTANFYSDDKEVSIEVGMDAYLSKPFQCKTLFGLMQEYI is encoded by the coding sequence ATGGAGAGAACAGCAAATAAAAAACTTTCGGAGTTACTGGAGCAAATAGGCATCGAAACAAAGAAGAAAATATATTGGGAAGAAACAATTGATTCTTCCGTTGTTGTAAAAACTCATCCGAACAAGAGAAATGTTCCCATAAAAGACGCGAAAATTCTTCTGGTAGAAGATCAACCGAGCAATAGAAAAACAATTGAAGTTTATCTAAAGCAAAAAGTTGGCAGTGTTGATATTGCTGAAAACGGGAAGCAAGCAGTTGAACTTTTTGAAAAAGAACAATATGATATTGTTCTTATGGATCTGCAAATGCCAATCATGGGAGGAATTGAAGCCTCATTACGCATGCGGAAAATAGAAGAAGAGCGTGAATTCTCTATTCCTATTATTGCATTTACTGCCAATTTCTATTCAGATGATAAAGAAGTATCAATTGAAGTAGGGATGGATGCTTATCTTTCAAAACCATTTCAATGCAAAACACTATTTGGTTTAATGCAAGAATACATTTAG
- a CDS encoding transglutaminase domain-containing protein — translation MYQKLTIIIILALASLELVQAQEPTFGKYGNIDRYVKRTPDSLSQNIVLLHNYLVAPAESNEDKIRAFYMWIITNIKYEDQVELMYDSNLLFYMGSNNCSSPVCVLKKGKAVCEGFSKLFQFFCTYSGLESYTIGGYISKNGALQDRATHSWNVVKINDEWRFFDLSWANAILHHSGIKSKTNEFYMVSPEEFIVSHLPIIPMWQFLNTPISIQIFNAGEEPIKKYMNSAPANYNYTDTLIQFNRMSGANKRLKTAHEIYRTNPNNKFNLAIEYYRYARNMKNFDGEIDPRNYSRLIKARGKMQLAIDLFKSSSDISSQIMLLQVKADIDNIDRLIISAKKQIRYLK, via the coding sequence ATGTATCAAAAGTTAACAATCATTATTATTTTAGCATTAGCGTCTCTTGAGTTGGTGCAAGCTCAGGAACCAACATTCGGTAAATATGGAAATATCGACCGATATGTAAAAAGAACACCCGATAGCCTATCCCAGAATATTGTTTTACTGCACAATTATTTAGTAGCTCCTGCAGAAAGTAATGAAGATAAAATCCGAGCCTTTTACATGTGGATCATTACGAATATAAAATATGAAGATCAAGTAGAATTAATGTATGATTCGAACCTGCTTTTTTATATGGGATCAAATAACTGCTCATCGCCCGTTTGTGTTTTAAAGAAAGGGAAAGCAGTGTGTGAAGGGTTTTCAAAATTGTTTCAGTTTTTTTGTACTTATTCAGGTTTAGAATCCTATACCATCGGAGGGTATATCTCAAAGAATGGCGCCTTACAAGATCGAGCAACCCATTCCTGGAATGTTGTGAAAATAAATGATGAATGGCGCTTTTTTGATTTAAGTTGGGCCAATGCAATTCTTCATCATTCGGGAATTAAGAGTAAAACAAATGAGTTTTATATGGTTTCTCCTGAAGAATTCATTGTAAGCCATTTACCAATTATACCGATGTGGCAATTTTTAAACACCCCAATTTCAATACAAATATTTAATGCCGGGGAAGAGCCCATCAAAAAATATATGAATAGTGCTCCTGCCAATTACAATTATACCGATACTTTAATTCAATTCAACCGGATGTCTGGAGCCAATAAAAGGTTAAAAACGGCTCATGAAATATACAGAACAAACCCAAATAATAAATTCAATCTTGCCATCGAGTATTACAGATATGCTAGAAACATGAAGAATTTTGATGGAGAAATAGATCCTCGAAACTATTCTAGATTAATAAAAGCTCGGGGAAAAATGCAATTAGCAATTGATCTATTTAAATCCTCTTCCGACATCTCCTCGCAAATTATGCTTTTGCAAGTTAAAGCCGATATTGATAATATTGATAGATTAATTATTTCCGCAAAAAAACAGATCAGATATTTAAAATAA
- a CDS encoding DUF4870 domain-containing protein, with translation MNQFATPTDEKNWAMFCHLSSFAGVIIPFGNVVGPLILWSMKKDYSELVDREGKKSINFQISMSIYIFVSAILVFVGIGILLLIGLALVNLIFVVMAIVKTLNGEDYEYPLSIKFLN, from the coding sequence ATGAATCAATTTGCAACACCTACTGATGAGAAAAATTGGGCAATGTTTTGTCATCTATCATCTTTTGCAGGAGTTATAATACCTTTTGGAAATGTAGTAGGTCCACTTATTTTATGGTCGATGAAAAAGGATTATTCCGAACTGGTTGATCGGGAAGGGAAAAAGTCTATTAATTTTCAGATTTCGATGTCTATATACATTTTTGTATCAGCAATATTGGTATTTGTAGGGATAGGTATTTTATTGCTGATAGGGCTTGCCTTGGTAAATTTGATTTTTGTTGTTATGGCAATTGTAAAAACCTTAAATGGGGAAGATTATGAATATCCTCTGAGTATTAAATTTCTAAATTGA